Proteins from a genomic interval of Ficedula albicollis isolate OC2 chromosome 9, FicAlb1.5, whole genome shotgun sequence:
- the LOC101811340 gene encoding phospholipid scramblase 1 isoform X2: MQEPQPATAPGMPYGPPQQVPGTYQGAGNYGFQAQPMGFPGGFGVPPVQNQPNMNGAIWMPIPPSIPNCPPGLEYLTQIDQILIQQQLELLEIVTGFETSNKYELRNAQGQRVYFAAEDTDCLTRNFCGSARPFTLRVIDNLGHEVITLHRPLRCSSCCCPCCLQELEVQAPPGTTVGYVVQNWHACLPKFTIQDEKRTDILKIIGPCIVCRCCEDVNFEVKSVDETCAVGRISKKWTGFVQEAFTDADTFGISFPMDLDVKMKAVMIGACFLIDFMFFEYSGN, from the exons AGCCTCAACCTGCCACAGCACCTGGAATGCCCTATGGCCCCCCTCAGCAGGTCCCTGGGACTTACCAAG GTGCAGGGAACTATGGATTCCAGGCACAGCCCATGGGATTCCCAGGTGGATTTGGTGTTCCACCTGTCCAGAACCAGCCCAACATGAATGGGGCAATCTGGATGCCTATTCCTCCTTCTATTCCAAACTGCCCTCCTGGACTGGAGTACCTCACACAG ATTGACCAGATATTAATTCAACAGCAACTTGAACTTCTTGAGA ttGTGACTGGCTTTGAAACCAGCAACAAATACGAACTCAGGAACGCACAGGGACAAAGGGTGTACTTTGCAGCAGAGGACACCGACTGCCTCACCAGGAATTTCTGCGGGTCAGCTCGGCCCTTCACCCTGCGGGTCATTGACAACCTGGGCCACGAGGTGATAACGCTGCACAGACCCCTGCGCTGCTCGTcgtgctgctgcccctgctgcctgcaggag CTGGAAGTCCAGGCACCTCCAGGAACAACAGTTGGTTATGTTGTCCAGAACTGGCATGCCTGCCTGCCAAAGTTTACCATTCAAGATGAGAAAAGGACAGatattctgaaaattattgGCCCATGTATTGTGTGTCGGTGTTGTGAGGATGTTAATTTTGAG GTGAAGTCTGTGGATGAGACTTGTGCTGTTGGGAGGATTTCTAAGAAGTGGACTGGTTTTGTGCAAGAAGCTTTTACAGATGCAGATACCTTTGGAATCTCATTCCCAATGGACCTTGatgtgaaaatgaaagctgTCATGATTGGTGCCTGCTTCCTTATC GACTTCATGTTTTTTGAGTATAGTGGTAATTAA